The following coding sequences lie in one Sphingobium sp. KCTC 72723 genomic window:
- the hspQ gene encoding heat shock protein HspQ has translation MRDTIPNFGTPITAPPIVHARFSIGDVVQHRMFGFRGVIFDIDPVFANSDEWYDAIPEHARPDKQQPFYHLLAENGESSYVAYVSQQNLIADDSDEPVDHPAITGMFGAYADGKYRLRPMHRH, from the coding sequence ATGAGAGACACGATTCCGAATTTCGGCACGCCCATCACTGCCCCGCCGATCGTCCATGCCCGTTTCAGCATCGGCGACGTGGTGCAGCACCGCATGTTCGGTTTTCGCGGCGTCATTTTCGACATCGACCCCGTCTTTGCCAATAGTGACGAATGGTATGACGCGATCCCCGAACATGCCCGGCCCGACAAGCAGCAGCCCTTTTATCATCTGCTCGCCGAAAATGGCGAATCCAGCTATGTCGCCTATGTCAGCCAGCAAAATCTGATCGCCGACGACAGCGACGAGCCGGTCGATCATCCCGCGATCACGGGCATGTTCGGCGCCTATGCGGATGGCAAATACCGGCTGCGGCCGATGCACCGCCA